In the Pseudothauera hydrothermalis genome, one interval contains:
- a CDS encoding glycine zipper 2TM domain-containing protein produces the protein MYVLQGLETSWAATGIFAGALIALSCLPAPAQADPPAHAPAHGWRKKHDSHYLGYTGRQWSRDYGILDGWCDREMAGAVLGGALGGAVGSQIGDGSGRPIAVLVGTAIGAVLGAELARSLGDPDRACIGHALELLPAGRQARWDAPGGLHYRLIAGKDAGRSQCREFTLIAEGAQPRRTKGLGCRRADGSWEFVGL, from the coding sequence ATGTACGTGCTGCAAGGTCTTGAGACATCCTGGGCTGCCACCGGCATTTTTGCTGGTGCTCTGATCGCGCTATCGTGCTTGCCGGCCCCGGCACAGGCCGACCCACCCGCGCATGCGCCGGCCCATGGCTGGCGCAAAAAGCACGATTCGCACTATCTGGGATACACCGGACGCCAATGGTCACGCGACTACGGCATTCTTGACGGATGGTGTGATCGTGAGATGGCCGGCGCGGTGCTGGGCGGCGCGCTCGGTGGCGCAGTTGGCAGCCAGATCGGCGATGGCAGCGGGCGACCGATTGCGGTGCTGGTCGGTACCGCGATTGGCGCGGTATTGGGAGCGGAACTGGCACGCAGCCTGGGCGACCCGGACCGCGCCTGCATCGGACACGCACTCGAACTGTTACCTGCCGGCCGCCAAGCGCGCTGGGACGCACCCGGCGGACTGCACTATCGACTGATCGCCGGAAAAGACGCCGGCAGATCGCAATGCCGCGAATTCACGCTGATTGCCGAGGGCGCCCAGCCACGCCGCACCAAAGGGCTGGGCTGCCGACGCGCTGACGGCAGTTGGGAATTCGTCGGTCTGTAG
- a CDS encoding hemerythrin domain-containing protein yields MPAMHWHAKLELGLAKMDDTHREFIEFYNALQAAPADAFIERLDALIEHTVAHFDQENRWMEKVNFPGCHRAEHDRVLAVMRDVRDRAAKGDLFLGRRLVEELPAWLDNHVNGMDAALAFHLQTIGFDVHTERFVDNGTGGCTTQSAGGCACATLGKDDAV; encoded by the coding sequence ATGCCTGCAATGCACTGGCACGCCAAGCTGGAACTCGGCCTGGCAAAAATGGATGACACCCACCGCGAATTCATCGAGTTTTACAACGCCTTGCAGGCTGCGCCGGCAGACGCTTTCATCGAGCGGCTGGATGCGCTCATCGAGCACACGGTGGCGCATTTCGATCAGGAAAACCGCTGGATGGAGAAGGTGAACTTCCCGGGTTGTCACCGTGCCGAGCACGACCGTGTGCTGGCTGTCATGCGGGATGTGCGTGATCGCGCCGCCAAGGGCGACCTGTTTCTCGGCCGACGCCTGGTCGAAGAGCTGCCCGCCTGGCTCGACAACCATGTCAACGGAATGGATGCCGCACTGGCCTTTCACCTGCAAACCATCGGCTTCGATGTGCACACCGAGCGCTTTGTGGATAACGGCACCGGCGGCTGCACCACCCAAAGCGCAGGCGGCTGCGCCTGCGCCACATTGGGCAAAGACGACGCCGTCTGA